One Fuerstiella marisgermanici DNA window includes the following coding sequences:
- a CDS encoding fibronectin type III domain-containing protein produces the protein MSRRRKSRSPKIAIESLEARALLCATFDLIHYGAETFDEFTWPSSESAAAYEVWLNDAETNQLAYREDGLTAPELNLESIDDGDYFAWIQDENADGNGPWRERQRIRIVNGQLIGTAGLLQWQPMAGAETYEVWISKDGLRVDRVSGLTSNSYQLPAMDDGSYDYWIQREDSDGRGDWNTKLSFEVQSGGLVITTSPGTLTWNADDASYSYEIWISAKDSNERVAGSKGLASAAFEVPALEDGAYDVWIRDENSDGSGTWRSKKSFVVDAGQLNATPTVGTLEWEADAGAISYDIWISAWGTTSRIAGEAGLTEAEYRVPDLDAGAYDYWIRANNSDGAGAWSKRESFVVHDGTLSVAGSVGELTWAADPDALSYDIWIKGESSDRNIVSESGIDSPSTEVGYLIDGTYYYWVRTNTAKDSVWSDQRVFRVSNGELLTSSGYLYWGHEADAFSYEISVEEVGDGGREVFQQSGITETQIDIPLLADGQYQFRIQYENRAGKGSWSDFNLFAVEDGRVQRFQNGSFGTVVSGIAFSNGFNCTANANEPVTLHL, from the coding sequence ATGTCTCGCCGCCGAAAATCGAGGTCACCGAAAATTGCGATCGAATCACTTGAGGCACGGGCGCTTTTGTGCGCGACTTTTGACCTAATTCACTACGGCGCGGAAACATTCGATGAGTTCACGTGGCCATCCAGTGAGTCGGCTGCTGCCTACGAAGTTTGGTTGAACGACGCGGAGACGAATCAGTTAGCTTATCGCGAAGACGGGTTAACCGCTCCGGAATTGAATCTCGAATCCATCGACGACGGCGACTACTTCGCCTGGATTCAGGACGAAAACGCGGACGGGAATGGCCCGTGGCGAGAGCGTCAACGGATCAGAATTGTGAACGGTCAACTCATCGGAACCGCAGGATTGCTGCAATGGCAGCCGATGGCCGGGGCGGAAACTTATGAGGTTTGGATTTCGAAAGATGGCCTACGCGTCGATCGCGTGAGTGGCCTGACCTCCAATTCCTATCAGCTTCCAGCGATGGACGACGGCAGCTACGACTATTGGATCCAGCGTGAAGACAGCGACGGCCGTGGCGACTGGAACACGAAGTTGTCATTTGAGGTCCAATCCGGCGGACTCGTCATTACAACAAGCCCGGGGACTCTGACGTGGAACGCTGATGACGCCAGCTATAGCTACGAAATCTGGATCAGCGCGAAAGACTCGAACGAACGCGTGGCTGGATCGAAAGGACTTGCCAGCGCGGCATTCGAAGTCCCCGCCCTCGAAGATGGCGCTTATGACGTTTGGATTAGAGACGAAAACTCAGACGGCAGCGGCACATGGCGAAGCAAAAAGTCATTCGTAGTGGACGCGGGGCAGCTAAACGCGACGCCGACTGTTGGCACACTTGAGTGGGAAGCTGATGCCGGCGCGATCAGCTACGACATCTGGATCAGTGCGTGGGGGACAACCAGCCGCATCGCTGGAGAAGCTGGTCTGACAGAAGCGGAGTATCGTGTCCCGGACCTCGACGCAGGTGCCTATGACTATTGGATCCGCGCCAACAACAGTGACGGTGCCGGGGCATGGAGCAAACGAGAATCGTTTGTGGTTCACGACGGCACGCTATCGGTGGCTGGATCGGTCGGAGAACTCACCTGGGCCGCTGATCCCGACGCGCTCAGTTACGATATCTGGATCAAGGGTGAATCGTCCGACCGGAATATCGTATCGGAATCCGGAATCGATAGTCCTTCAACCGAAGTCGGTTACCTCATTGATGGGACATACTATTACTGGGTGAGAACCAACACTGCCAAAGATTCTGTTTGGAGTGACCAGCGAGTGTTTCGGGTTTCCAATGGAGAGCTCCTTACGTCCTCGGGCTATTTGTATTGGGGACACGAAGCGGACGCATTCAGCTACGAGATTTCCGTCGAGGAAGTCGGCGATGGCGGACGCGAGGTTTTTCAGCAAAGCGGAATCACGGAAACTCAAATAGACATACCATTGTTAGCCGATGGCCAATATCAGTTTCGCATTCAATATGAAAACAGAGCTGGCAAAGGAAGCTGGAGTGACTTCAACTTGTTTGCAGTCGAAGATGGAAGGGTGCAGCGATTCCAAAACGGCTCTTTTGGAACAGTCGTATCTGGAATTGCATTTTCCAACGGATTCAATTGCACGGCCAACGCAAATGAGCCAGTGACACTGCACTTGTAG
- a CDS encoding alpha/beta hydrolase: MKSLMICVTLLAVSAAAIADEKTKKPAKPKPATLAPTQANVSYGPDKMNVIDFWQAEGEGPRPLLVYIHGGGWYGGDKKRSKRDVQPFLDKGISYAAVNYRLSGKAPLPAPVHDAARAIQFIRSKAAEWNIRTDRIALTGGSAGACTSMWLLTHDDLADPKSDDPVERESTRVTAAAVAGGQTSIDPKQIEPWLGPMVLQHNMINMAVGEKTIEGALKNYDKHKPLYVEFSAYNHVTADDPPLLMTYGNDMTLPSKNAGHGIHHPVYGVKMKEKCDSVGQECHLLISGVSKSEEYANSHAFLFDKLLAP, translated from the coding sequence ATGAAATCATTGATGATTTGTGTCACTCTGTTGGCCGTGTCTGCTGCTGCGATAGCGGATGAAAAAACGAAGAAGCCAGCCAAGCCTAAACCTGCGACACTCGCGCCGACTCAGGCGAATGTTTCTTATGGGCCGGACAAGATGAATGTGATCGACTTCTGGCAGGCGGAAGGTGAGGGGCCTCGGCCGTTGCTCGTTTATATTCACGGTGGCGGCTGGTACGGTGGCGACAAGAAGCGGTCGAAGCGAGATGTTCAGCCGTTTCTGGACAAAGGCATTTCCTACGCCGCGGTCAACTATCGTTTGTCCGGCAAGGCTCCTCTGCCAGCTCCTGTCCATGATGCCGCTCGAGCGATTCAATTCATTCGTTCAAAGGCCGCCGAGTGGAACATTCGCACAGACCGAATTGCTCTGACTGGCGGCAGTGCGGGAGCCTGCACATCAATGTGGTTGCTGACTCATGATGATCTCGCAGACCCAAAGTCCGACGATCCCGTTGAACGAGAATCCACACGTGTCACAGCAGCCGCGGTTGCGGGCGGCCAGACATCGATCGATCCCAAACAGATCGAACCCTGGCTCGGGCCGATGGTGCTGCAGCACAATATGATCAACATGGCGGTCGGCGAAAAAACGATCGAAGGCGCATTGAAGAACTACGACAAGCACAAACCTCTGTATGTCGAATTCTCAGCCTACAACCACGTGACTGCCGATGATCCTCCGCTGCTGATGACTTATGGCAACGACATGACTCTCCCATCGAAAAATGCAGGCCATGGGATTCATCATCCGGTCTACGGAGTGAAGATGAAAGAAAAGTGCGACAGCGTCGGACAGGAATGCCACCTGTTGATCTCCGGCGTTTCAAAGTCTGAAGAATACGCCAACTCGCACGCGTTTCTGTTCGACAAGCTACTGGCGCCGTAG
- a CDS encoding SOS response-associated peptidase family protein, whose protein sequence is MCHHYPGQKVGTIQMGFSQLKVNWWSTLKMVPIQAYPLSTVAVLRLSLDDEWIAENRVWGLLPKSWKPGGKIKTATAFQRGKINARSESINTTWPWKLAWRQRCVLIANGFCEPHIDGGEGLYTLPDHETFAIPGLWDTFQGEDGNGNKIAVDSCVMLTTDANELVAAHRTGRMRQPALLTDVEQIAHYCSHENTEYEQISDLFRPLPADAMQMEHVPKKPKNDSQKSLF, encoded by the coding sequence ATGTGTCACCACTATCCTGGCCAGAAGGTCGGCACGATTCAGATGGGCTTCAGCCAGTTAAAGGTCAACTGGTGGTCCACACTAAAGATGGTTCCCATTCAGGCTTACCCATTGTCGACCGTGGCTGTGCTGAGATTGTCGCTGGACGATGAATGGATCGCCGAAAACCGAGTCTGGGGGCTGCTTCCAAAATCATGGAAGCCAGGCGGTAAGATAAAGACGGCGACTGCATTCCAGCGAGGCAAGATTAATGCGCGTTCAGAATCCATCAACACCACGTGGCCGTGGAAGCTCGCATGGCGTCAACGTTGCGTGTTGATTGCGAATGGCTTTTGTGAGCCGCATATCGATGGTGGCGAAGGCCTCTATACTCTGCCAGATCACGAAACGTTTGCCATCCCCGGATTGTGGGACACGTTCCAGGGCGAAGACGGAAATGGCAATAAGATAGCAGTCGATTCCTGCGTCATGCTGACGACCGACGCCAATGAACTGGTGGCAGCTCACCGCACGGGCAGAATGCGGCAACCTGCGCTACTGACGGATGTGGAACAGATCGCTCACTACTGTTCGCATGAGAACACCGAATACGAGCAGATCTCAGACCTGTTTCGCCCGTTGCCGGCAGATGCTATGCAAATGGAGCACGTACCGAAGAAGCCCAAAAACGATAGCCAGAAAAGCCTGTTCTAA
- a CDS encoding methyltransferase: protein MTKPKPSQTLSWQDRSETQTAGWQSESGQPPPKNVVIVDDTTTADAAYWRACAGTAVLYQGDFQNAKQLLQAITRRVDRQAVKPVLTLLEAFHQLRSRQIGRANIVNKVLIELVDGKCPLNRAPDLQQAVEHALGETALPRLVLSLREALGMIGADEWRKKGVYISALKANIHADYGVYSPNRGEYLDLIHQASFQQASADSPNVAWDVGTGTGVIAAILVARGVSHVTAIDISPRALQCAARNFQRLNMQDNTSLAEKNLFPEGKADLIVCNPPWVPAKANTPIDQAIYDPKSRMLKSFLNGVGSRLNENGQAWLVISNLAEHIGLRGANDLLNWIQQSGLKVEEKLDTSPVHAKAMDQSDPLYEARSKEVTSLYQLIAA, encoded by the coding sequence ATGACCAAACCGAAACCATCTCAAACACTGTCCTGGCAGGATCGCTCGGAAACTCAGACAGCTGGATGGCAGTCTGAGTCAGGGCAACCGCCGCCCAAAAACGTGGTCATCGTGGACGATACCACAACGGCCGACGCGGCGTATTGGCGAGCGTGCGCCGGGACGGCTGTCTTGTATCAGGGCGATTTTCAGAATGCCAAACAGTTGCTGCAGGCGATTACTCGCCGAGTCGACCGGCAGGCGGTAAAGCCGGTGTTGACGTTGCTGGAGGCATTTCATCAGCTTCGGTCGCGACAAATTGGTCGGGCCAACATCGTCAATAAGGTTTTGATCGAACTCGTCGACGGCAAATGTCCGCTGAATCGTGCTCCCGATTTGCAGCAGGCTGTTGAACATGCCCTGGGCGAAACCGCGCTGCCTCGTTTGGTGCTGTCTCTGCGCGAGGCACTGGGAATGATCGGGGCGGACGAGTGGCGAAAGAAGGGCGTGTACATTTCGGCACTGAAAGCGAATATTCATGCCGACTACGGTGTCTATTCGCCCAACCGCGGCGAGTACCTTGATCTCATTCACCAGGCATCGTTTCAGCAGGCCTCGGCCGACAGTCCCAATGTCGCCTGGGATGTTGGCACCGGCACTGGCGTGATCGCCGCTATTCTGGTTGCACGCGGCGTCAGCCACGTGACGGCCATCGACATCAGTCCTCGTGCCCTGCAGTGCGCTGCCCGCAATTTTCAACGCCTGAACATGCAGGACAACACCAGCCTGGCGGAGAAGAACCTGTTCCCGGAAGGCAAAGCAGATCTTATCGTCTGCAACCCGCCCTGGGTGCCGGCAAAAGCAAATACGCCGATTGATCAGGCAATCTACGATCCCAAAAGTCGCATGCTAAAGTCATTTCTTAACGGTGTGGGATCGCGTCTGAATGAAAACGGACAAGCCTGGCTGGTGATATCTAACCTTGCTGAGCATATTGGACTACGAGGGGCCAACGACTTGCTGAACTGGATCCAACAGTCCGGTCTGAAGGTGGAGGAAAAACTGGACACGTCACCCGTTCATGCAAAGGCAATGGATCAATCCGATCCGCTGTACGAAGCCCGTTCTAAAGAAGTGACTTCACTGTACCAGCTTATTGCGGCCTGA
- a CDS encoding anaerobic sulfatase maturase, which produces MSSTARSTESAFTDLPFHVMTKPIGPICNLDCTYCYYLHKEELYPDSKWKMGDDCLESYIRQYIDAQPANTPEVTFAWQGGEPTLLGIDFFERCVQIQQQCARPGMKIANTLQTNGVLLDDDWCRFFLKNGFLIGLSIDGPAAFHDAYRVDHQGSGSHAKVIAALRKLKKFGVEFNALVVVNRINGSEGTRIYRYLRDAGCRYLQFIPAVEQSGVGRHAEREPPTSRRPTPYDNAADAVSSRSVLPAQFGQFLIDVFDEWIQQDVGRVFVQIFDMALSAWVGVEPSLCVFRQTCGRALAMEQNGDVYSCDHFVEPAHLLGNLNVVPLEELVNSGQQQAFGDAKQTTLPRYCIDCEVRHVCNGECPKNRFLATPDGEAGLNYLCAGYRAFFNHVTGPMERMAALVKSGQPAARVMDEAGKRPTQG; this is translated from the coding sequence ATGAGTTCCACCGCCCGAAGCACTGAATCTGCCTTCACTGACCTGCCGTTTCATGTGATGACCAAGCCGATTGGTCCCATCTGCAACCTGGACTGCACGTACTGTTACTACCTGCATAAGGAAGAATTATATCCGGACAGCAAATGGAAGATGGGCGACGATTGCCTCGAATCTTACATCCGCCAGTACATCGATGCTCAACCGGCTAACACGCCGGAAGTCACGTTTGCGTGGCAGGGCGGCGAACCGACTTTGCTGGGCATTGATTTCTTCGAACGCTGTGTTCAGATCCAGCAGCAGTGTGCTCGGCCCGGCATGAAGATCGCAAACACTCTGCAAACCAACGGAGTTCTGCTGGACGACGACTGGTGCCGTTTCTTCCTGAAGAACGGTTTCCTAATTGGGCTTTCAATCGACGGCCCGGCGGCATTTCACGATGCTTATCGAGTCGACCATCAGGGCAGTGGCAGCCATGCGAAGGTAATCGCCGCGTTACGGAAGCTGAAGAAGTTTGGTGTCGAATTCAACGCTTTGGTCGTGGTGAACCGAATCAACGGCAGCGAAGGAACTCGAATCTATCGCTACCTGCGAGACGCGGGTTGCCGGTATTTGCAGTTCATTCCAGCCGTCGAACAATCCGGCGTAGGACGGCATGCAGAACGCGAGCCCCCAACTTCGCGCCGTCCGACGCCGTACGACAATGCAGCAGATGCTGTCAGTTCCCGCAGCGTGCTTCCGGCACAATTCGGCCAGTTTCTGATCGACGTATTCGACGAATGGATTCAGCAGGATGTGGGGCGTGTCTTTGTGCAGATTTTCGACATGGCACTCAGCGCGTGGGTGGGAGTCGAACCTTCGCTATGCGTGTTCCGGCAAACCTGCGGTCGCGCCCTGGCGATGGAGCAAAACGGCGACGTCTATAGTTGCGACCACTTTGTGGAACCCGCGCATCTACTCGGCAATCTGAATGTCGTGCCGCTGGAAGAGCTGGTGAATTCCGGTCAGCAGCAGGCCTTCGGCGACGCCAAGCAAACCACTCTGCCACGCTACTGCATTGATTGCGAAGTCCGTCATGTCTGCAACGGCGAATGTCCGAAGAACCGGTTTCTGGCGACTCCTGATGGCGAAGCGGGGCTGAACTATTTGTGTGCCGGCTACCGAGCGTTCTTCAATCACGTGACCGGCCCAATGGAACGCATGGCGGCGCTGGTGAAAAGCGGGCAGCCGGCGGCACGGGTCATGGACGAAGCAGGCAAACGTCCAACGCAAGGCTGA
- a CDS encoding phosphonate degradation HD-domain oxygenase, whose protein sequence is MPTVDTILKLFSERGDSEYGGEAVTQREHALQCAMLAEEDGASPALISAALLHDIGHLVHALPEDAPDHGVDDEHEELGYRFLTSMFAGDVAEPVRLHVPAKRYLCATDADYMATLSGPSITSLKLQGGPMSAEEVAEFAAGPFADDAVRLRRWDDLAKVRDLRTPSLEHFEPYLRAALRD, encoded by the coding sequence ATGCCCACCGTCGACACGATTTTGAAGCTTTTCTCCGAACGAGGCGATTCAGAATACGGCGGTGAAGCGGTCACTCAACGGGAACACGCTTTGCAATGTGCCATGCTGGCCGAAGAGGATGGTGCTTCACCCGCTTTGATCTCAGCCGCGTTGCTGCACGACATTGGGCACCTTGTTCACGCGTTGCCGGAAGACGCTCCCGATCACGGCGTTGACGATGAACACGAAGAATTGGGCTATCGTTTTCTGACTTCAATGTTCGCCGGCGACGTCGCGGAACCCGTGCGACTGCATGTGCCGGCTAAACGGTACCTCTGCGCTACTGACGCCGACTACATGGCGACTTTAAGCGGCCCATCCATCACCAGCCTGAAGCTTCAGGGCGGCCCGATGTCCGCTGAGGAAGTGGCTGAGTTCGCCGCAGGTCCCTTCGCGGACGACGCGGTTCGTTTGAGACGCTGGGACGACCTGGCGAAAGTTCGCGACCTGCGAACACCATCGCTGGAACACTTCGAGCCTTATCTTCGAGCGGCGCTTCGCGACTAA
- a CDS encoding serine/threonine protein kinase, protein MTHQSSVELEPTHSTTPDVPLSERPLVADDQNTVVTSASDVGSHFSTEIELNPSAQEIRDRLFAPPGSQNNAERGLRIGHFEVEERIGSGGMGAVFRAVDLELSRYVALKVLHPGIAADPALIARFRNEARACAQLNHDNVARVFFADEHDGIHYIAYEYAEGLTIKEMIVDQGRLSPEETVNYAIQSTLALSHVSAAGIVHRDIKPSNIILTKSGRIKVVDLGLARRDTSDSIGDITVAGTTLGTFDYIAPEQARDPRTADIRSDIYSLGCTVYHMLTGRPPYPEGTALQKLLDHQGKTPPDPRLVFRDIPQELSIVVQKMMNTDPTKRYQDPGQLLADLLGIAGKLGLRSVPAEGIVWRRMAVTRVRELSGALFLTGAVLVLCATALIIHFTSTPPQTAEGELRAIVESILPPNARANSASGPVGNNGDVAAADQSLPPANGPSTNGDDGAEGSNDSPPETVDAGTSKAGAGINMSATAGPDGTIGRDSPAAVPTPPAAKPFRIVRADRTEQRVESLNQAWTEVRSGDEILLDFEGALPTTTSSLARRSTGAAESLTLRAAPGRRPLIEFRGEDSLDQLFYLSNNLNLTIIGVDFRINVSGDSSDEWALFRCIGANQVTLRDCTVDVKNPTTREASVFRFIDAAVDPQEAVETFIELNNVAVRGTCHLAVVAGRTNGSLKVRQSAFALNGSLLKNIGRARQIGSASTGRPGQLSVDLEHTSWVLAQPLIRMRDSEGLSGGDQERDVPTITVTSYSNVFSSLLPDGVLVQSRGNAYLSEMRDLLVWQGSHNLYYQFGVYWDMNSASLDYTPEQYRFERWKRHWKEALSGLEVDVSEFKADLWVNPELINSTSAAGLTKLPVTAFELDKSLFYGNSNSGYKLDEHQSVPGVNTADLPRLLVEEAAPAEANTPEMVSSDDD, encoded by the coding sequence ATGACTCACCAATCCAGCGTTGAACTCGAACCCACTCATTCGACCACTCCGGATGTGCCGCTATCGGAACGTCCACTGGTTGCTGACGACCAGAATACCGTGGTTACATCCGCCAGCGATGTGGGCTCTCATTTTTCGACAGAAATCGAGCTGAACCCGAGTGCTCAGGAAATTCGCGACCGCCTGTTTGCACCGCCGGGAAGTCAAAACAACGCCGAACGCGGGCTGCGGATTGGTCACTTCGAAGTCGAAGAACGCATCGGTTCCGGCGGCATGGGAGCCGTGTTTCGAGCAGTCGACCTTGAGCTGTCTCGCTACGTCGCGTTGAAGGTGCTGCACCCCGGCATCGCTGCCGATCCTGCGTTAATTGCCCGCTTCCGCAACGAAGCTCGCGCCTGTGCTCAGTTGAATCACGACAATGTGGCTCGTGTCTTTTTTGCGGACGAACACGATGGCATTCACTACATCGCGTACGAATATGCCGAAGGTCTCACGATCAAGGAAATGATTGTTGACCAGGGGCGTTTGTCGCCGGAGGAGACCGTCAACTATGCCATCCAGTCAACTCTGGCACTCAGCCATGTGTCGGCGGCCGGCATTGTGCATCGCGACATTAAGCCGTCCAATATTATTCTGACCAAGAGCGGCCGCATTAAAGTGGTCGACCTGGGACTCGCCCGACGCGACACTTCGGATTCCATCGGCGACATCACGGTAGCCGGAACCACGCTGGGCACCTTCGATTACATCGCGCCGGAACAAGCGCGAGATCCGCGCACCGCCGACATTCGCAGCGACATCTATTCTTTGGGCTGCACAGTTTACCACATGCTGACTGGCCGTCCGCCGTATCCGGAAGGCACAGCGCTGCAAAAGCTGCTGGACCATCAGGGCAAAACGCCTCCCGATCCGCGATTGGTTTTTCGAGACATCCCGCAGGAACTGTCGATCGTGGTTCAGAAAATGATGAACACCGACCCGACGAAGCGGTACCAGGATCCTGGCCAGTTGCTGGCCGACCTACTGGGGATTGCCGGGAAGCTCGGGCTACGGAGCGTACCGGCGGAAGGCATCGTCTGGCGCAGAATGGCCGTCACTCGCGTTCGCGAACTTTCTGGTGCACTGTTTCTGACTGGAGCGGTGCTCGTCCTGTGCGCGACGGCTTTGATCATTCACTTTACGTCGACGCCGCCGCAAACGGCCGAAGGCGAACTGCGCGCGATCGTGGAATCTATCCTGCCGCCCAATGCGCGAGCGAATTCGGCAAGTGGCCCCGTCGGTAACAACGGGGACGTCGCTGCGGCGGACCAATCTCTTCCACCAGCAAACGGGCCTTCAACTAATGGCGACGATGGTGCAGAAGGCAGCAATGACTCACCGCCGGAAACTGTCGACGCTGGCACGTCCAAAGCGGGTGCCGGCATAAATATGTCGGCTACTGCAGGGCCTGACGGAACGATCGGGCGCGATTCTCCAGCAGCCGTTCCGACACCGCCAGCTGCTAAGCCGTTTCGCATTGTCCGAGCCGATCGGACGGAACAGCGCGTGGAATCCCTGAATCAAGCATGGACCGAAGTGCGATCCGGCGATGAGATCCTGTTGGACTTTGAGGGCGCTTTGCCGACAACCACATCTTCGCTGGCTCGCCGTTCAACTGGCGCTGCGGAGAGTCTCACTTTGCGAGCCGCGCCGGGCCGTCGGCCTCTGATAGAATTTCGCGGCGAGGATAGTCTGGACCAGCTATTCTATCTCAGCAACAACCTGAATTTGACAATCATCGGTGTCGACTTTCGCATTAACGTATCCGGCGACAGCTCTGATGAATGGGCGCTGTTTAGGTGCATCGGTGCCAATCAGGTGACTCTGCGAGACTGCACGGTTGATGTCAAAAACCCGACGACCCGCGAGGCGTCCGTGTTTCGATTCATCGATGCAGCCGTGGATCCGCAGGAAGCAGTTGAAACATTTATTGAACTCAACAACGTTGCGGTTCGCGGTACCTGCCACCTTGCCGTTGTCGCCGGCCGCACCAACGGTAGCCTGAAAGTGCGGCAGTCGGCATTCGCGTTGAACGGGTCGCTGCTCAAAAATATTGGTCGAGCTCGACAGATTGGCAGTGCCTCCACCGGACGTCCAGGGCAGCTTTCGGTAGACCTCGAACACACGTCGTGGGTGTTGGCTCAACCGCTCATCCGCATGCGTGACAGCGAAGGCCTAAGCGGTGGCGATCAGGAACGTGACGTGCCAACCATCACTGTTACCAGTTATTCGAATGTGTTTTCGTCGTTGCTGCCGGATGGTGTGCTGGTCCAGTCCCGAGGCAACGCCTACCTGTCAGAAATGCGTGATCTCCTGGTTTGGCAAGGCAGTCACAATTTGTACTACCAGTTCGGAGTCTATTGGGACATGAACTCCGCGAGTCTGGATTACACACCGGAACAGTATCGCTTCGAACGCTGGAAACGGCATTGGAAGGAAGCGTTGTCTGGCTTGGAAGTTGACGTCAGCGAATTCAAAGCCGACTTGTGGGTGAATCCTGAGCTTATTAATTCCACATCGGCGGCCGGTTTGACCAAGTTGCCAGTGACGGCGTTTGAACTGGATAAATCGTTGTTCTACGGAAATTCAAATTCCGGTTACAAACTGGACGAGCACCAGTCTGTGCCCGGCGTCAATACGGCCGACCTGCCTCGCCTGCTTGTCGAAGAAGCGGCGCCGGCGGAAGCCAACACACCCGAAATGGTCAGTTCCGACGACGATTGA